The Chryseobacterium geocarposphaerae genome window below encodes:
- a CDS encoding MarR family winged helix-turn-helix transcriptional regulator yields MNIINESGTLALSTRLQRLSEQLRKDGALVYKEFGIDFEPKWFPVVFTLHHKQTLSVVEIANEIGYTHPSTISLLKELEKQQIIQSKKDKTDERKRLIELAPKGIELIEKMKPVWEIISKVLGEISDNENHLLKAINEAEEKIANQSFLQRVLQFKNSQ; encoded by the coding sequence ATGAATATTATAAATGAATCCGGAACCCTTGCGTTATCTACTCGTTTGCAACGCCTCAGTGAGCAGTTACGCAAAGACGGAGCCTTAGTTTATAAAGAATTCGGAATCGATTTTGAGCCCAAATGGTTTCCGGTTGTTTTTACCTTGCATCATAAACAGACACTAAGTGTTGTAGAAATTGCCAATGAAATAGGGTATACCCATCCTTCTACCATCAGTCTTTTAAAAGAGCTTGAAAAACAGCAAATAATTCAGTCTAAAAAAGATAAAACCGATGAACGAAAACGTCTGATAGAATTGGCTCCGAAAGGAATAGAACTGATAGAGAAAATGAAACCGGTCTGGGAAATCATTTCAAAAGTATTGGGCGAAATATCAGATAATGAAAATCATTTACTCAAAGCCATTAATGAAGCGGAAGAAAAAATTGCAAATCAATCGTTTTTACAGAGGGTTTTGCAATTTAAAAATTCCCAATAA
- a CDS encoding C40 family peptidase translates to MKLGLLENHLRIKQLSVLLIMSSIIISCGSSKSAAEKNKSVTRTENLRRLDSKFDGKVSKSINSLLKDAEKYIGTPYKFGGNTSSGFDCSGFTVKVFEENDFKLPRRSSDQALAGEKIDITEVKPGDLLFFATAGGSRVSHVGIVHDIGNDGEVKFIHASTSKGVIISSLNEKYWNKAYLHAQRVL, encoded by the coding sequence ATGAAATTGGGATTACTTGAAAATCATCTGAGAATAAAGCAACTATCTGTTTTACTGATTATGTCCTCAATTATCATTTCCTGCGGAAGCTCAAAAAGCGCTGCTGAAAAAAATAAATCTGTAACAAGAACAGAAAATCTTAGAAGGCTTGATTCAAAATTTGATGGCAAAGTATCTAAATCCATCAATTCCCTCTTAAAAGATGCTGAAAAATATATTGGAACACCTTATAAGTTCGGAGGAAACACATCTTCCGGTTTCGATTGTTCAGGATTTACCGTAAAAGTATTTGAAGAAAACGATTTCAAACTTCCCAGAAGATCTTCAGATCAGGCTTTAGCCGGAGAAAAGATTGACATCACAGAAGTAAAACCGGGGGATCTTTTATTCTTTGCAACAGCAGGAGGAAGCAGGGTTTCCCATGTAGGAATCGTTCATGACATCGGAAATGACGGTGAAGTTAAATTTATTCATGCTTCTACCTCAAAAGGAGTGATTATTTCTTCACTCAACGAAAAATACTGGAATAAGGCTTATCTTCACGCTCAAAGGGTCTTATAA
- a CDS encoding 2,3,4,5-tetrahydropyridine-2,6-dicarboxylate N-succinyltransferase, whose protein sequence is MSLQQTIENIWDNRDLLQNEDSQKAIREVISLVDKGELRTAEPTENGWQVNEWVKKAVVMYFPIQKMETIEVGPFEFHDKMPLKRNYAEKGVRVVPHAIAREGAYIAPGVIMMPSYVNIGAYVDSGTMVDTWATVGSCAQIGKNVHLSGGVGIGGVLEPLQAAPVIIEDDCFIGSRCIVVEGVHVEKEAVLGANVVLTASTKIIDVTGPEPIEIKGRVPARSVVIPGSYTKQYPAGEYQVPCALIIGQRKESTDKKTSLNDALRDNNVAV, encoded by the coding sequence ATGTCGTTACAACAAACTATTGAAAACATCTGGGACAACAGAGATTTATTGCAGAATGAAGACAGCCAAAAGGCTATAAGAGAGGTTATTTCTTTGGTTGATAAAGGAGAGCTTCGTACAGCTGAGCCTACGGAAAACGGATGGCAGGTGAATGAATGGGTGAAAAAAGCTGTCGTAATGTATTTCCCGATCCAGAAAATGGAAACTATCGAAGTAGGTCCGTTTGAATTTCATGATAAAATGCCTTTGAAGAGAAACTATGCTGAAAAAGGAGTAAGAGTTGTACCACATGCTATTGCAAGAGAAGGAGCTTATATTGCTCCGGGAGTTATTATGATGCCTTCTTACGTAAACATCGGAGCTTACGTAGATTCGGGAACAATGGTTGATACTTGGGCTACAGTGGGAAGCTGTGCACAAATTGGTAAAAACGTTCACTTAAGTGGTGGTGTTGGTATCGGTGGTGTGCTAGAACCGCTTCAGGCTGCTCCGGTAATCATTGAAGACGACTGTTTCATCGGATCAAGATGTATTGTAGTTGAAGGAGTTCACGTAGAAAAAGAAGCCGTTTTAGGAGCTAATGTTGTATTAACAGCTTCAACTAAAATTATTGACGTTACAGGTCCGGAACCTATTGAAATCAAAGGAAGAGTTCCTGCACGTTCAGTAGTAATTCCAGGAAGTTACACAAAACAATATCCGGCAGGAGAATATCAGGTTCCTTGTGCTTTGATCATTGGACAGAGAAAAGAATCTACAGATAAAAAAACATCTCTTAACGATGCATTGAGAGATAACAATGTAGCAGTTTAA
- a CDS encoding glycosyltransferase family 32 protein, whose amino-acid sequence MAIPKQIFQTFKTDKLPWLTRFHIKRMLKKNPEYQYHFYDDKRITEFFKDEFPPEYLKAYNRLTIGAAKADFFRYAILYKKGGVYLDIDSGINIPLRKLIREDDTALVTDEDPPTYYVQWGLVYEAGHPFLQRTLENIMENIKNNPYPHNVHKTTGPTVYTDSIKECLKENPNIPHRFLGPHYDNKMQFKYKLGKFFLYKDKSEHWKKKQLTQNIIRPENEDSL is encoded by the coding sequence ATGGCCATTCCTAAACAGATCTTTCAGACTTTTAAAACCGATAAGCTGCCTTGGCTTACGAGGTTTCATATTAAAAGAATGCTTAAGAAAAATCCTGAATATCAATATCATTTCTATGATGATAAAAGGATAACCGAATTCTTTAAAGATGAATTTCCGCCTGAATATCTGAAAGCCTACAACAGGCTGACTATAGGAGCGGCTAAGGCAGATTTTTTCAGATATGCCATCCTGTACAAAAAAGGAGGAGTATATTTGGATATCGACAGCGGAATCAATATTCCATTACGAAAACTGATTCGCGAAGATGATACTGCATTAGTGACGGATGAAGATCCTCCAACATATTATGTACAATGGGGTCTGGTGTATGAAGCCGGACACCCATTTCTACAAAGAACATTGGAGAACATCATGGAAAACATTAAAAATAATCCATATCCTCACAATGTTCATAAAACCACAGGTCCAACTGTTTATACAGACTCAATTAAAGAATGTCTTAAAGAAAATCCAAATATTCCTCACCGGTTTTTGGGGCCTCACTATGACAATAAAATGCAGTTCAAGTATAAACTTGGTAAATTCTTCCTTTATAAAGACAAATCCGAACACTGGAAAAAGAAACAACTGACTCAAAACATCATAAGACCGGAGAATGAAGATAGCTTATGA
- a CDS encoding glycosyltransferase family 4 protein yields MKIAYDAKRFFHNTSGLGNYSRDLVRILSKYFPENEYILLHKNKSDRGKEILENPNVHFVETSKGNMSRQFKMGKDAQKQNADIFHGLSGELSLKWDKKPIKKVVTIHDLIFVRYPQYYSFFDRKIHFWKFKKAAKSADKIIAISEQTKRDIIQFLKIPESKIEVIYQGCHKAFKEQQPEEFIRQTKEKFSLPERFILNVGTIEDRKNLLNIVKGINGTHIPLVVVGKKTKYFQKIAGFIQKNKMEKQIHFLEGVSMDELAVIYKLADIFVYPSFFEGFGIPVIEALFSKTVTITSNTSCLPEAGGPDSVYIDPKNHLDIQSKIKFLWENESERKRRAEKSFEFVQKFNDEPIANEVMTLYRKIIS; encoded by the coding sequence ATGAAGATAGCTTATGATGCAAAGCGTTTTTTCCATAACACATCAGGATTAGGAAACTATTCCCGCGATCTGGTCCGTATTTTATCAAAATATTTTCCGGAAAACGAATATATTTTATTGCATAAAAACAAATCAGATAGAGGCAAAGAAATTTTAGAAAATCCCAATGTTCATTTTGTTGAAACCTCCAAAGGAAATATGTCCCGACAGTTTAAAATGGGGAAGGATGCACAAAAACAAAATGCAGACATTTTCCATGGATTATCGGGTGAGTTATCCTTAAAATGGGATAAAAAACCGATCAAAAAAGTTGTGACGATTCATGACCTGATATTCGTTCGATATCCTCAATATTATTCATTTTTTGACCGGAAAATTCATTTTTGGAAGTTTAAAAAAGCCGCGAAATCTGCCGATAAAATCATTGCGATCTCAGAACAGACCAAAAGAGATATTATACAGTTTTTAAAAATTCCTGAATCTAAGATCGAAGTGATTTATCAGGGTTGCCATAAAGCTTTTAAAGAACAGCAACCCGAAGAATTTATCCGGCAAACAAAGGAAAAATTTAGCCTTCCCGAAAGATTTATTTTAAATGTCGGAACCATCGAAGACCGGAAGAATCTTTTAAACATTGTCAAAGGAATCAACGGAACCCATATTCCTTTGGTTGTAGTCGGAAAAAAAACAAAATACTTTCAGAAAATAGCTGGTTTTATTCAAAAGAATAAGATGGAAAAGCAGATTCATTTTTTAGAAGGTGTTTCTATGGACGAATTGGCTGTTATTTATAAATTAGCCGATATTTTTGTTTATCCAAGTTTTTTTGAAGGTTTCGGAATCCCTGTGATAGAAGCACTTTTCTCAAAAACGGTTACCATTACAAGCAATACAAGCTGCCTTCCGGAAGCAGGAGGGCCCGATTCTGTGTATATTGATCCTAAAAATCATTTGGATATTCAGTCAAAAATAAAATTTTTATGGGAGAACGAATCCGAAAGAAAACGCCGTGCTGAAAAGAGTTTTGAGTTCGTTCAGAAGTTCAATGACGAGCCTATTGCCAACGAAGTAATGACGCTTTACAGAAAAATTATTTCGTAA
- the hisG gene encoding ATP phosphoribosyltransferase, translating to MSKLKIAIQKSGRLYEESLQLLKDCGIFINNGKDQLKVSVDNFPMEIMYLRNSDIPQYLEDGVVDIAIVGENLLVEKQKNIEIIQPLGFSKCRISLAIPKEIETDDINYFQGKKIATSYPNTLKNFLQKNNVSADIHIISGSVEIAPNIGLADGICDIVSSGSTLFKNGLRETITLLKSEAVLAKTSQLSPQKVSILEKFSFRIKAVLKAKNSKYILMNVPNEKIELISKTLPVLKSPTVIPLAEKGWSSIHSVIDEERFWEVIDELKEKGAQDILIIPIDKMVI from the coding sequence ATGAGTAAATTAAAAATAGCCATACAAAAAAGCGGACGGCTTTACGAAGAATCTCTTCAGCTTCTCAAAGACTGTGGGATTTTCATCAACAACGGAAAAGATCAGCTCAAAGTTTCTGTAGACAATTTCCCGATGGAAATCATGTATCTGCGTAATTCCGACATACCTCAATATCTGGAAGACGGAGTAGTGGACATTGCCATTGTCGGGGAAAATCTTTTAGTCGAAAAACAAAAAAATATTGAAATCATTCAGCCTCTTGGGTTTTCAAAATGCAGGATTTCTCTGGCCATTCCAAAGGAAATTGAAACAGATGATATCAATTATTTTCAGGGAAAAAAGATTGCTACCTCTTATCCAAATACCCTTAAAAACTTTCTTCAGAAAAATAATGTTTCAGCCGATATCCACATCATTTCTGGCTCAGTAGAAATAGCTCCCAATATCGGTCTTGCCGATGGAATCTGTGATATTGTAAGCTCAGGAAGCACCTTATTTAAAAATGGCTTGAGAGAAACCATAACACTTTTAAAATCAGAAGCTGTACTGGCAAAAACATCACAGTTAAGCCCGCAAAAAGTATCCATTTTAGAAAAATTTTCATTCAGAATCAAAGCGGTCCTAAAGGCGAAAAACTCAAAATATATCCTGATGAATGTTCCGAATGAGAAGATTGAACTCATTTCCAAAACACTCCCTGTTCTTAAAAGTCCTACTGTAATTCCATTGGCAGAAAAAGGGTGGAGCAGCATTCATTCGGTGATTGATGAAGAACGTTTTTGGGAAGTCATAGACGAACTTAAAGAAAAAGGAGCTCAAGATATTTTAATAATCCCAATCGATAAAATGGTCATTTAA
- the hisD gene encoding histidinol dehydrogenase codes for MQINKYPERKSWSELIKRPVIKREEITEIISQIFQKVKENGDQALIDFNKKFDGAEIKNIKVSEKEIENAESLISNELKEAIQQAKENITKFHASQITAVEKIETTKGVVCWRENRAIEKVGIYIPGGTAPLFSTVLMLAIPAQLAGCKEIILCTPPDKNGNINPAILYTAKLCGVTQIFKTGGAQAIAAMALGTESISNVYKIFGPGNQYVVAAKEFAQNYNVAIDMPAGPSEVLVIADEKAIPAFCAADLLSQAEHGSDSQVIFLSTDEEIFNQTIEETEKQLKELPRNQLAKEALKNSHFILLDTVNEALELSNLYAPEHLILALEDFEKYIPNIQNAGSVFLGNYSCESAGDYASGTNHTLPTNGFAKNYSGVSLDSFVKKITFQNLSQKGLQNLGKTIEIMAEAEGLFAHKNAVSIRLKQENERV; via the coding sequence ATGCAAATTAATAAATATCCTGAAAGAAAATCATGGTCGGAACTGATAAAGAGACCGGTTATTAAGCGTGAAGAAATCACAGAAATTATATCTCAAATCTTCCAAAAAGTTAAAGAAAATGGAGATCAGGCATTAATTGATTTCAATAAAAAATTTGATGGGGCAGAAATTAAAAACATAAAAGTTTCTGAAAAAGAAATCGAAAATGCAGAAAGCCTAATCAGCAACGAATTAAAAGAAGCTATTCAGCAGGCAAAAGAAAATATAACAAAATTCCACGCTTCACAAATTACTGCAGTAGAAAAGATTGAAACTACGAAAGGAGTGGTTTGCTGGAGAGAAAACAGAGCTATTGAAAAAGTTGGAATTTACATTCCCGGAGGAACAGCCCCCTTGTTTTCAACGGTCTTAATGCTTGCTATTCCTGCTCAATTAGCAGGTTGCAAAGAAATCATTCTATGTACGCCTCCGGATAAAAACGGAAATATCAATCCTGCTATTTTATATACCGCCAAGCTTTGCGGAGTGACTCAAATTTTTAAAACAGGCGGAGCACAGGCAATTGCAGCCATGGCATTAGGAACTGAAAGCATTTCCAATGTGTATAAAATTTTCGGACCTGGAAATCAATACGTTGTAGCTGCGAAAGAATTTGCTCAAAACTATAATGTAGCGATTGATATGCCTGCAGGACCAAGCGAAGTGTTGGTCATTGCAGATGAAAAGGCAATTCCGGCATTCTGTGCCGCAGATCTGCTTTCGCAGGCTGAACACGGAAGCGACAGTCAGGTGATTTTTCTTTCCACAGATGAAGAAATTTTTAACCAAACCATTGAAGAAACAGAAAAACAGCTTAAAGAGTTGCCCAGAAATCAATTGGCAAAAGAAGCCTTAAAAAACAGTCATTTCATATTATTAGATACCGTTAATGAAGCTTTGGAACTCAGCAATTTATATGCTCCAGAACACTTGATTTTAGCATTGGAAGACTTTGAAAAGTATATCCCCAACATTCAAAATGCGGGTTCGGTTTTCCTGGGAAATTATTCCTGTGAAAGTGCGGGTGATTATGCAAGCGGAACCAACCACACCCTTCCAACCAACGGATTCGCAAAGAATTATAGCGGAGTTTCTTTAGACAGTTTTGTAAAGAAGATTACATTCCAGAATTTATCACAAAAAGGACTTCAAAATTTAGGAAAAACAATAGAAATCATGGCAGAAGCAGAAGGATTATTTGCACACAAAAATGCCGTAAGTATCAGATTAAAACAAGAAAATGAAAGAGTTTAA
- the hisC gene encoding histidinol-phosphate transaminase, which yields MKEFNINNLVRKNILELQPYISFRDNNEFVNPVLLDANESPFGELNRYPDSTQKILKQKLSEIKNIPVDQIAVGNGSDELIDLIIKVFCEPKKDSILMMNPSFAMYGFYASINENKVIKLDLNENFEIVKDDFIAISNDIKCKIFFLCSPNNPTGNSIEDIEFYIQNFNGIVVVDEAYIEFSGKKSCTELLEKYPNLIVLQTFSKAWGMAGARVGIAYSSQEIIKLINTVKAPYNVNFLSLNKTIEIINKQEVVKSNIENTLNEIAWLKNEFQSVKCIKKVYPTDANFFLIEFENVEKVHGKLLENEILTSKRSPQISNCIRINVGNREENTQLIQILKQFETL from the coding sequence ATGAAAGAGTTTAATATCAATAATTTAGTAAGAAAAAACATCTTAGAATTACAGCCTTATATTAGCTTCAGGGATAACAATGAATTTGTCAATCCTGTTTTACTGGATGCTAATGAAAGTCCTTTTGGTGAGCTGAATCGTTATCCTGATTCTACTCAGAAAATATTAAAGCAGAAGCTTTCTGAGATCAAAAATATTCCTGTTGATCAGATTGCAGTAGGAAATGGAAGTGATGAATTAATTGATTTAATCATAAAGGTTTTTTGTGAGCCTAAAAAAGACTCAATTTTAATGATGAATCCATCGTTTGCAATGTATGGTTTTTATGCTTCTATTAATGAAAATAAAGTCATCAAACTAGATTTAAATGAAAATTTTGAGATCGTAAAAGATGATTTTATTGCCATTTCAAATGATATTAAATGCAAAATATTTTTCCTATGCTCACCAAATAACCCAACCGGAAATTCTATAGAAGACATTGAATTCTACATTCAAAACTTCAATGGTATTGTAGTGGTTGATGAAGCCTATATAGAATTCTCAGGAAAAAAATCATGTACTGAACTATTAGAGAAGTATCCTAATCTGATTGTTCTTCAGACTTTTTCAAAGGCTTGGGGAATGGCTGGAGCGAGGGTCGGGATTGCTTATTCCTCCCAGGAAATTATAAAGTTAATCAACACTGTAAAAGCACCTTACAATGTCAATTTTTTAAGTTTAAATAAAACAATTGAAATCATTAATAAACAAGAAGTTGTAAAATCAAATATAGAAAACACTTTAAATGAAATCGCCTGGCTTAAAAATGAATTTCAGTCTGTAAAATGTATTAAAAAAGTATATCCAACGGATGCCAATTTCTTTCTCATTGAGTTTGAAAACGTAGAAAAAGTCCATGGAAAACTATTGGAAAATGAAATTCTGACCAGCAAAAGAAGTCCACAAATTTCTAACTGTATCAGAATTAATGTCGGAAATCGGGAAGAAAACACTCAATTAATTCAAATTTTAAAACAGTTCGAAACCTTATAG
- the hisB gene encoding bifunctional histidinol-phosphatase/imidazoleglycerol-phosphate dehydratase HisB: MKKVLFIDRDGTLIIEPPTDFQVDSLEKLEFYPGVFQNLSKIAKELDFELVMVTNQDGLGTESFPYEDFIKPHEKMLQTLKNEGIVFSDILIDKSFESENLPTRKPGIGMLGKYIYGDYDLENSFVIGDRLTDIQLAKNLGSKAIFVNKVLNENAELTTESWTEIYQYLKQIPRKSKVSRKTNETDIEIEVNLDGSGNSEISTGLYFFDHMLEQISKHGNLDLKIKVNGDLQVDEHHTIEDTGIVLGEAILKALGKKKGIERYGFLLPMDDCLAQVALDFGGRSWLVWNADFKREKIGDVPTEMFEHFFKSFTDSAKCNLNIKVEGENEHHKIESIFKAFAKAIKMAVNQSDHNFNLPSTKGSL, encoded by the coding sequence ATGAAAAAAGTATTGTTTATAGACCGCGACGGAACATTAATCATAGAACCGCCAACAGATTTCCAGGTAGATTCTTTAGAGAAACTGGAATTTTACCCGGGTGTTTTTCAAAATCTTTCAAAAATTGCCAAAGAATTAGACTTTGAATTGGTTATGGTAACCAATCAGGATGGATTGGGAACGGAGAGTTTTCCTTATGAAGATTTTATAAAACCTCATGAAAAGATGCTCCAAACGTTAAAAAATGAAGGAATTGTTTTTAGCGATATTTTGATTGATAAAAGTTTTGAAAGTGAAAACTTACCCACCAGAAAACCGGGAATCGGGATGTTGGGAAAGTATATCTACGGAGATTATGATCTTGAAAATTCCTTCGTAATCGGGGATCGGTTGACAGATATTCAGCTGGCCAAAAATTTAGGTTCAAAAGCGATTTTCGTTAATAAGGTTCTGAATGAAAATGCAGAATTAACAACTGAAAGCTGGACTGAAATCTATCAATATTTAAAGCAAATTCCGCGAAAATCTAAAGTCTCAAGAAAAACCAATGAAACCGATATTGAAATTGAAGTCAATCTTGACGGAAGTGGAAATTCCGAAATCTCAACGGGATTATATTTTTTTGATCATATGTTGGAGCAGATTTCGAAACACGGCAATTTAGATCTAAAGATTAAAGTAAATGGGGATTTACAGGTTGATGAGCACCACACAATCGAAGACACGGGAATTGTGTTAGGAGAGGCTATTTTAAAAGCGTTAGGAAAGAAAAAAGGAATTGAAAGATATGGTTTCCTGCTTCCGATGGATGATTGTCTGGCTCAGGTTGCCCTTGATTTTGGAGGACGTTCTTGGTTAGTCTGGAACGCTGACTTTAAACGTGAAAAAATAGGCGATGTTCCGACCGAAATGTTTGAGCATTTCTTTAAATCTTTTACCGATTCTGCTAAATGTAATCTCAACATCAAAGTGGAAGGAGAAAATGAACACCACAAGATTGAATCTATTTTTAAAGCCTTCGCAAAAGCAATCAAAATGGCAGTCAACCAATCTGATCATAATTTTAATTTACCCTCAACAAAAGGAAGTTTATAG
- the hisH gene encoding imidazole glycerol phosphate synthase subunit HisH gives MIAIIKYNGGNVNSVQNALNRLEAESIITDDFELIRKADKVIFPGVGEASSTMKSLKERGLNKLIPALKQPVLGICLGMQLMCKNNEEGNTVGMGIFDINVKRFPAKDVVPHMGWNTISGINSGLFSGVEEKSDVYFVHSYYCELSENTTSVCDYILPFSASLQKDNFYAMQFHPEKSGKIGCQLLNNFLKL, from the coding sequence ATGATAGCAATTATAAAATACAACGGCGGAAACGTAAATTCTGTACAGAATGCCTTGAACAGACTGGAAGCAGAATCCATCATTACCGATGATTTTGAGCTGATCAGGAAAGCAGATAAAGTAATTTTTCCGGGAGTTGGCGAAGCATCTTCCACCATGAAAAGCTTAAAGGAAAGAGGCTTGAATAAGCTAATTCCGGCATTGAAACAGCCCGTTTTGGGAATTTGCCTGGGAATGCAGCTGATGTGTAAAAATAATGAGGAAGGAAATACAGTAGGAATGGGAATTTTCGATATTAATGTAAAAAGATTTCCTGCAAAAGATGTCGTTCCGCATATGGGATGGAATACCATTTCGGGCATAAACTCAGGGTTATTCTCAGGGGTTGAAGAGAAAAGTGATGTTTATTTTGTTCATAGCTATTATTGTGAACTCTCAGAGAATACAACTTCGGTTTGTGATTATATTTTACCGTTCAGCGCGTCTTTGCAAAAAGATAATTTTTATGCAATGCAGTTTCACCCTGAAAAGTCCGGGAAAATTGGATGTCAACTTTTGAATAACTTTTTAAAACTTTAA
- the hisA gene encoding 1-(5-phosphoribosyl)-5-[(5-phosphoribosylamino)methylideneamino]imidazole-4-carboxamide isomerase, giving the protein MKIIPAIDIIDGKCVRLSKGDYKTKKIYNENPVEVAKEFESFGIKFLHLVDLDGAKSKHIVNQKVLENIAGETSLEIDFGGGLKTLEDIEIAFNSGAKQITIGSIAVQNPEFCFDLIKKYGSEKIILGADCDNRKIKTSGWLEESNQDVIDFILKYQKEGVKNVICTDISKDGMLEGASTDLYKEILSQTSIQLVASGGISKIEDVYEMKEIRCSGTIIGKAIYEGRIKLKELQKFIENA; this is encoded by the coding sequence ATGAAAATTATCCCTGCAATTGATATTATTGACGGAAAATGTGTACGCCTCTCAAAAGGAGATTACAAAACGAAAAAAATATACAATGAAAATCCGGTAGAAGTAGCCAAAGAATTTGAAAGTTTCGGGATTAAGTTTCTGCACTTGGTTGATTTGGATGGCGCAAAATCCAAGCATATTGTCAATCAGAAAGTATTGGAAAATATTGCTGGAGAAACTTCATTAGAGATTGATTTCGGAGGTGGTTTAAAAACCTTAGAGGATATTGAGATTGCTTTTAATTCAGGAGCAAAACAAATTACGATTGGAAGTATCGCCGTTCAAAACCCTGAATTTTGTTTTGATCTCATTAAAAAGTATGGTTCAGAAAAAATTATTTTAGGGGCAGATTGTGACAACAGAAAAATAAAAACTTCCGGCTGGCTGGAAGAAAGTAATCAGGATGTCATTGATTTTATTCTTAAGTATCAGAAAGAAGGTGTAAAAAATGTAATCTGTACAGATATTTCAAAAGACGGAATGTTGGAAGGAGCTTCAACCGATTTATACAAAGAAATTTTAAGTCAAACTTCCATTCAATTGGTTGCAAGTGGCGGAATTTCGAAGATTGAAGATGTTTATGAAATGAAAGAAATCAGGTGTTCTGGAACAATTATCGGGAAAGCGATTTATGAAGGAAGAATTAAATTAAAAGAACTGCAAAAATTTATTGAAAATGCTTAA
- the hisF gene encoding imidazole glycerol phosphate synthase subunit HisF, whose protein sequence is MLKKRIIPCLDIKDGTTVKGINFEGLRNAGDPIELAKKYEEEGADELVFLDITATIEKRKTFAELVKEIAQELSIPFTVGGGISTIEDVRKLLEAGADKISINSSVVKNPQLISDLAKEFGSQCIVVAIDTKFVDNSDWVHVKGGREMTNLKTLDWAKKAEELGAGEILLTSMDGDGTKNGFDLRITKLISENVNIPVIASGGAGKIEDFEEVFKHTKATGTLAASIFHFGEVKIGDLKDGLKTKKIAVR, encoded by the coding sequence ATGCTTAAGAAGAGAATTATTCCATGTCTGGATATCAAAGATGGAACGACGGTGAAAGGAATCAATTTTGAAGGGTTACGAAACGCCGGAGATCCCATAGAATTAGCAAAAAAATACGAAGAAGAAGGCGCCGACGAATTGGTTTTTCTGGATATTACCGCAACAATCGAAAAACGAAAAACTTTCGCTGAATTGGTGAAGGAGATTGCCCAGGAATTGAGTATTCCTTTTACCGTAGGTGGTGGAATTTCGACCATTGAAGATGTCAGAAAATTACTGGAAGCCGGAGCAGATAAAATAAGCATCAATTCTTCTGTAGTTAAAAATCCGCAGTTAATTTCTGACCTGGCGAAAGAATTCGGAAGTCAATGTATTGTTGTTGCCATTGATACGAAATTTGTCGATAATTCTGATTGGGTTCATGTGAAAGGAGGTCGGGAAATGACCAATTTAAAAACGTTGGATTGGGCAAAAAAAGCAGAAGAATTGGGAGCGGGAGAGATTCTTTTAACTTCTATGGATGGAGACGGAACAAAAAATGGTTTTGACTTGAGAATTACAAAATTGATTTCCGAAAACGTAAATATCCCCGTAATTGCTTCCGGTGGAGCCGGAAAAATTGAGGACTTTGAGGAGGTCTTTAAACACACAAAAGCAACCGGAACTTTAGCAGCAAGTATTTTCCATTTTGGAGAAGTAAAAATCGGAGATTTGAAAGATGGATTGAAAACTAAAAAAATTGCAGTACGATGA